A DNA window from Hoplias malabaricus isolate fHopMal1 chromosome 5, fHopMal1.hap1, whole genome shotgun sequence contains the following coding sequences:
- the LOC136697552 gene encoding uncharacterized protein, whose translation MAPAEERALSELGAELEQLGRRIQRLLEKQTELQREKTRLEAARDASYVAVASPAPLPRRFAGVPIYTPAPGWERQRGRGKPRPSPPPPQPVFTSANRFEVLSSWPSPAPAPKTKQDGVLIIGDSIVRHLKVPGIKSNATVSCLPGARVLDVARRLPSALRQREDFGTVVLHVGTNDISARRSEVLKEHYRSLLDTARKKTDARIIVSGPLPTYRRGCEAFSRLFGLHSWLLDWCGTVGVDYVDNWECFRERPALYRWDGLHPSRLGSVVLSENIEVVLRRN comes from the coding sequence atggcgcctgccgaggaacgagccctttctgagctcggcgcggagctcgagcagctcggtcgccggattcagcgtctcttggagaagcagacggagctccagcgggagaagacgagactcgaggcagcccgcgacgcctcctacgtggccgtcgcctctccggctcctctgccgcggcggtttgcgggggtacccatctacacgcctgcaccgggatgggagcgccagcgtgggcgtgggaagccgaggccgtccccccctccaccgcagccagtcttcacttctgccaaccggtttgaggtgctcagctcctggccttcacctgctccagcgccgaagactaaacaggacggtgttcttattattggtgactcaatagttagacatttaaaagtgccggggataaagagtaatgcaaccgtgtcttgtctcccaggcgcaCGTGTCCTGGACGTCGCCAGGCGGCTTCCGTCGGCGCTTCGGCAGCGTGAGGActtcggcaccgtcgttctccacgtgggaacgaacgacatctccgcccgccgcagcgaggtcctgaaggagcactaccgttcgcttctggataccgctcggaagaagacggatgctaggatcatcgtctctggccccctgcccacctaccgtcgaggatgcgaggcgtttagcaggctcttcgggctccactcctggctcctggattggtgcggcactgtcggcgtggactacgtcgacaactgggagtgctttcgtgagcgtccggccctgtatcgttgggatgggcttcatccgagccgtctaggatccgtagttctctctgagaacattgaggtggttctgcgccggaactga